Part of the Paludisphaera borealis genome, CGACGCGGGTTCGCGGACTGGTTCGACGGCCGCGACGGCAAGCTCGGAAACCTGACCAACTTCACGCCCGAGCAGCTCGCCGAGCTGACCAGCGGTCTGAATCTGGTGAGCCTCGAACGACTGCTGGCCCTGGCCGAGCGGTCGCACATCAAGCTCGATTCCGCGAGCCTCAAGAAGCTCAAGAAGGGGCTCATCGAACGTCAGGCGCGGGGGCTGGTCGAGTTCGTCGAGCCGGTGCAGACGCTCGACGACTTCGTCGGCAACGACGGCGTCAAGCAGCGGCTCGTCGACGACGCGGCCCTGCTCGAAAAGGGCCGGCTCGACGCTTCGCCGATGGGCTACCTGATCTGCGGCCCGGTCGGCACCGGCAAGACCTACCTGGCCGAGTGCTTCGCCGGATCGGTCGGCGTCCCGTGCGTCAAGCTCCGCAACTTCCGCTCGAAGTACGTGGGCGAGACCGAGGGCAACCTCGAACAGCTTCTCACCGTCCTCCGCGCGATGGGGCCGGTGGTGATCGTGATCGACGAGGCCGACGCGGCCCTCGGCACGCGCGAGGGAGGCGGCGATTCGGGTACGTCGAGCCGCGTCTTCTCGATGATCGCCAGCCAGATGGGCGACACCCGGTATCGTGGCATGCTGATCTGGATGCTCCTGACGAGCCGTCCCGACCTCCTGCCGATCGACCTGAAGCGGCAGGGGAGGGCCGAGGTGCATCTTCCGCTGTTCAACCCGCGCGACGACGGCGAAGTCAATTTCATGTTCAAGGTCATGGCCAAGAAGAACAAGTTCCAGTTAGACCCCGCGGTGCTGCCCGAGGGACTGTCGAAGCGAGGCTACAGCGGGGCCGACATCGAGAGCATCGTCCTCTCGGCCAAGCGCCTGGCCCTGACCAAGGGGCGAGACCAGGTCTCGGGCGAGGACGTGACGCAGGCGATCGACGATTTCGTCCCCTCGGCCCAGGGGCTTGAGAAAGAGAAGCAAGAGCTGGCCGCCGTGCTCGAATGCACGTCGATGTCGTTCCTCCCCGCCGACTGGAAGGAACGATTGAGCCATCCCGACGCGCGCGCCAAGGCTCAGGAGCGAATGGCCGCGATCCGAAAACTGATCGAGGAATGACCAAGGGAGAACCCATGTCGAAGCATCACGATCACAAAGGCGAAGAGAAGTCGCGGTTCCGTACGCCCTGGCTCGACGACTCCAGCGAAGCCCCGCTCGTCCATCAGTACGCCGAGAAGCTGACCACGTTCATGGACGCGATGGCCGACGGCAAGATCGACAAGCATGAGCTGAGGGATCAGGAAGCGCGCGTCGTCGCGCTCATGAAGAAGATCGAGCCCCAACTCGACCCGGACCTCCACGAGGAAGTGACCCACTTGCTCTGCGAGCTGACCGCCTACAACGTCATGCATACGATCCACGGCATCCTCGACGCCACCCCCAAGACGAAGTTCCGAGGCTGACCGCGACGCCGGAGAAGGGGTGAATCCCATACATACAGCACAGTCTTTTCTTCGAACGCCACGGTGGTCGAACACTCCTCATCCGCAATTGCACCGCCGGGTCTCGACTGGGACGGAGTTGGGTGGCCCGGGTTCCTACTCGACCCAGGGGAGGCGGGCCGAGGCTTCCTCCCCTGGGGGCGGAAACCGAACCCAGGCCACCCAACTCTTTTCATGGAGGGGCTTCCGGGCGCGGCATGACGATTCGATCACGCGGAATCCGCCGTCCCGACGCGAGGAAATTGGCTTCCTTCGTCGCGAAACTCAGGAGTCGCCCCGAATTGGCGGGGCGTCGTTCGCAGCCCCAAACTCTAACTCTGTAATGCTTTCAGGCGGATGACGGTGCTCATTCCAGCCCTGCCGGATTGGCTTCGATCGCGCGGAATTCCGCCGTTCCTCCCACTTCCCCCCCCCGCCGTCCCGAGGCGAGGAAATTGGCTTCCTTCGTTGCGAAACTCAGGAGTCGCCTCGAGTTGGCGGGGCGTCGTTCGCTGCCCTAAACTCTAACTCTGTAATGCTTTCGGACGAATGGCGGTGCTCATTCCAGCCCTGCCGGATTGGCTTCGATCGCGCGGAATTCGTTGGTTCTCGACCCCGATTCCGCCGCCCCGGCCGTCTCCTGGCCGATTGGCTTGGTTCGCGCGGTTTTGGGATGGTTCGACGGCGGCTTCACCTTCACCGATGCCAAATTGCCAACGAGCCCGGACGCTCCGGACGGAGCTTCCCGTATCTAGAACATACGACGCGATCGCCCTTTTGATCGTTAGGAAAGGCGGCGGAATCCGCGCGACGTCTCCTACAAACGAATCGGGTTGGAGTTTCACTGGCGTCCCCCCCCTCGGCGTCCACCACTCTTGATCCAAGCACGATGGCCCTACCGGGCGCTTCCTCTCGCCACGGGCATAGGTATCTACACAACTCACGGACTCAGCGTTTAAGAAGGTTTAAGCCCTCTGGGAACTCCGCGACACGATCGAGAATCCCAAATCGGCCAGCCGGTGATTTCGACCACGGCGGACACGGAGGAAATCCGGGGAGGAGGGAGGATCGGGATTCTCTTCTTCCCTCCGCATCCTCCCGTCCTCCGTGGTGAATCGTCCGATCCGGATTTCACGCCGCGAACGCGGACGACGTCGCCTGGTCGTGTCGATCGCATCGGTCGAGCCCTTCGGGTTGCCTCGTGGTTCTCAACGCGTAATGCCGGACCGTTCGCATTTTGATTCCAGGATTCCGAGACGATTCCGGGAAGACAAGGACGGCCCACGCGATTGACGACGCCCCGCCCGCCGTTCATCATGGTCTGCCGGGCCGAGAGCCCGATAGTGGGCGGAACGCGCGTGCGCCGAAGGTCGTTCGCGCGGCGTTTTCGGGTTATCGAGAAGGTGAGCGAGTCATGTCCGACAGCGAAACGCGGCGGGTCGCCCTCGTGACGGGATCGGCGGGGGGCATCGGGCTGGGAATCGCGCGTGCTCTGGGGGCGTCGGGCTTCGCCGTCTGGCTGGCCGACGTGCAGCAGGACCTCGTCCATCAGTCGGCCGATGAACTCAAAGGGGAGGGGATCGACGCCTCGGGGATCGTCCTGGACGTCACAAAGGCCGCCGACTGGGAAGCGGCGATCGCCGAGGTTTCCAAAGCGCACCGCGGTCTCGACGTCCTGGTGAACAACGCCGGGATCAGCACCCGCGGGACGATCGAGTCGACCGACGAGGCCATGTGGGACCAGACGCTGAACGTCAACCTGCGCGGGGCCTGGCTCGGGATCAAGACCGCGTTGCCGCTCTTGCGGACGCGGCGGGGGACGATCGTCAACATCGGCTCGACGCGCGCGACGCAGCCCTTGCCGGGGCTCTTTCCTTACGTCATCAGCAAGGCGGGCCTCCTGGGCCTGACGCGGCAGGTCGCCGTCGAGTGCATGGGCGAAGGGATCTCCTGCAATATGGTCGCGCCGGGCTGGGTCGACACGCCCAACGAGCGTAAAATCCAGGCCCGATACGGCCGTCCCGACTTCCCCACGGGGATCAAGAACCTGACGACGCCCGACGACATCGGCGCGGCGGTCGTCTATCTGTCGTCGCCGGCCGGACGCAAGACCACCGGCGACATCCTCTACATCGACTCGGGCCTCCACTGCGCCGACGACGCGGGAATGGTCTACGTGGCCGATCACACGCCCGCCTACAAGCAGCGGATCGAGAAGAACTGAATCGAAGACGCAACCACCGACAGTCCTCAGGGAGCGATCGCGATGGCTGAGTTTCTCTACTGCCTGAACACGAGCACGATTCAACCCACGCCGCTGCTGGAGAAGGTCCGCGTCGCCGGCGCGGCGGGCTACAAGGCGATCGAGCCCTGGAACGACGAGATCGACGAATACCTGGCCAAAGGCGGCTCGCTGAGCGATCTCGGCAAGGCGATCAGCGACGCCGGGCTAGAGGTCGTAAGCGTCATCGCCCTGCATAGCTGGGCGACGACCGAGGGAGACGAGTACGTCCGGGCGCTCGACGAGTGCCGGCGGCGGATCGATCAGGCGGTGGCCCTCGGCAGCCCTTACATCGTGGCCAGCCCGCCGCAGGAAGTCGTCGACCTCCCGCACATCACGGCGCGGTTCGTCGAGCTGCTGGCGATCGGCGAGCAGGCCGGGGTGACGCCGTCGATGGAGTTTCTCGGCTTCGTCGATGGGATCAACAGCGTCTCGAGCGCCTGGGCGATCGCCCAGGGGGCCCGCAACGCGAAGGCGACGATCGTCGCCGACGTCTTCCACATGATCCGTGGCGGCGGCTCGGTCGACGACTTGCTCAAGATCCCGGGCCACCGGCTGGCGAACTTCCACATCAACGACGTCCCCGCGACGCCCGATCCCTTGACCCAGACCGACTACGATCGCGTCATGGTGGGCGACGGGATCGCCGACCTGCCGCGCGTCATCGCCAACCTGCGAACCATCGGCTACCGCGGCCCGATCTCGTTCGAGATCTTCAACAAGGAACTCTGGACGCACGACCCGTTCGACGTCGCCCGCCGCGGGCTCGACCGGATCAAGGCTCTCGTCGAGGCCTGACCCGGTCCGGCCCGGATTCGCTCAATATTTGGCCAGGTCTTGCGCCTCGCGGTCGGGATTGGTGCGGCCGACGACGACCGCAGCGTCGTCGAGCATCATCTTGAGATCGCTCCCCACGGCGATGAACTGCCAGCCTTCGCCGGCGCGGCGGAGGGCGTCGTCGGCGGTCAGGACGTGCAGGCCGCAGGGGAGGTTGTTTCGCTTGGCGGCCTCGCGGATGCGGGTGAGCGTGCTCTCGAAGAACTCCTTGGTGGGGAAGGTTCCGTCAGCCGACCGCATGGTGAACGTCAGGTCGTTGGGACCGACGAAGACGGCGTCGAGTCCGGGGACGGAATAGATCTCGTCGAGCCGGTCGACGGTGTCGATGTGCTCGGTCTGGATGATGACGAGGATCTCGTCGTTCGCCTTGCGGTAGTAGTCTTCGGGGGTTGCGGCGAAGTTGATCGCGTGGAACCCGCCGCCGACGGAGCGGTTGCCCTGGGGGGCGTACTTGCAGGCGGCGACGATGGCGCGGGCCTCGTCGGCATCCATGACCATGGGCGCGACGATCCCCATCGCGCCGCAGTCGAGCGCCATCTTGATCCATTCATGCTTGCCGGCGGGGACGCGGGCCAGGGGGATGCAGCCGGCGTCGGCGATCGCGCCGAACATCATGGCGGCGGTGTTGATGTCGGTGTGCGTGTGCTCCATGTCGACGGTCAGCCAGGGGAAGCCTGCCCGGGCCATGTAGCGGGCGGCGGCGACGCTCCCGAGGGACAACCAGGTGCCGATCTGCGGCTTGCCCGCCTTGAGAGCGCGTTTGACTGGATTGATCTTCAACGGTGTCTCTCGATCTGGAGGAGGGGACGAAGCGACGGCGCGTCGAATCGGCTGCTGGATTCGGCCGTCGAGTTCCCAGTTTCCCAGGATCGCCCCGGGTCGGCAAGCGTCCAGCCTCAACGCGGGCTCGGCGTTCTCGCGCTTGCCGATGCGCCGGGAATGTGCCATCATCGATCGGCCGGACGAGCCCGATTCGACTGGCGTCGGACTCTATCAAGACACAATCAGGAGAGAATTTCATGGCGAGCCCGAAAGCCGAGGCTCCGGCGGGTGGAGAGACGATCACGATCAAGGACGGCAAGCTGACCGTCCCCAACTTCCCGATCATTCCGTTCATCGAAGGGGACGGCACGGGCCCCGACATCTGGCGAGCCAGCGTGCGCGTGTTCGACGCGGCGGTCGAGAAAGCCTACGGCGGCAAGAGGCAGATCAAGTGGATGGAGGTCTACGCCGGCGGCAAGGCCTTCTCGCAGTTCAACAACTGGCTGCCCGACGAGACGGTCGACGCCTTCCGCGACTATCTGGTGGGCATCAAGGGCCCGCTCACCACGCCGATCGGCGGCGGCATCCGGTCGCTCAACGTCGCCCTGCGGCAGCTTCTCGACCTCTACGTCTGCCTCCGCCCGGTGCGCTGGTTCAAGGGCGTGCCGTCGCCGGTGAAGCATCCCGAGAAGGTCGACATGGTGATCTTCCGCGAGAACACCGAGGACGTCTACGCCGGGATCGAGTTCGAGGCCGGCAGCGACGACGCCAAGAAGCTGATCGGCTTCATCAAGGACAACTTCCCCAGCGCGTACAAGAAGATCCGGTTCCCCGAGACGGCCGGCGTCGGCGTCAAGCCGATTTCGAGCGAGGGGACCGAGCGGCTCGTTCGATCGGCGATTGAATACGCGATCAAGAACAAGCGCAAGAGCGTGACGTTGGTCCACAAGGGCAACATCATGAAGTTCACCGAAGGGGCGTTCCGCAACTGGGGTTACGCCCTGGCCGAGCGCGAATTCGGCGGCCAGACCTACACCTGGGACCAGTGGGAGCGGACCAAGGCCGCCAAGGGCGAAGCCGCCGCGAACGCCGAGCAGAAGCAGGCGCTCGAATCGGGCAAGATCCTGATCAAGGATGCGATCGCCGACATCACGTTGCAGCAGGTCTTGACCCGTCCGACCGACTTCGACGTGATCGCCACGCCGAACCTCAACGGCGACTACCTGTCCGACGCCCTCGCCGCTCAGGTCGGCGGCATCGGCATCGCGCCCGGCGGCAACGTCAACTACATCACCGGCCACGCGGTTTTCGAGGCCACCCACGGCACCGCGCCCAAGTACGCCGACCTCGACCAGGTGAACCCCGGCTCGGTCGTCCTTTCCGGCGAGATGATGCTCCGCTACCTCGGCTGGACCGAGGCCGCCGACCTGATCATCAAGGGGATGGACGGCGCCATCGCCCAGAAGTCCGTGACCTACGACTTCGCCCGCCTCATGGAAGGCGCCAAGGAAGTCAAGTGCAGCGAGTTCGCCTCCGCCGTGATCGCCAACATGTGACAGCCGGCCGCCCGACGCGCGCCGTTGTGAACGTCCCCGGGGTTTTCCCCGGGGACTTCCCCCTTCCGGGACCGAACATGCGCGTGAGCCTCGTCACGGAAACCTTCGCGCCGCAGGTCAACGGCGTGTCGCGCACCCTCGGAGAATTGACCCGCTGCCTGACCGAGCGCGGCGACGTCGTGCAGTTGATCTATCCCGACTACGGCGACGCCGTCGAGCGCGGCGACGTCTGCCGGGTCAAGGGGGTCAACCTACCGTTCTATCCGGAGCTTCACCTCCCGCTCCCTCCCTTCGGCCGCGTCCATCGCGCGATCGACGCCTTCCGGCCCGACGTGATCCACGTCGCCACCGAGGCGTTCCTCGGCCTGAGCGTGCTTCGCCACGCGCATCGTCGCAAGATCCCGATCGTCTCCAGCTTCCACACCAACTTTGATCAATACAGCGGCCATTACGGCGTTGGCTGGGCCAAGAGCCTGATCTG contains:
- a CDS encoding ATP-binding protein; amino-acid sequence: MSTDQRTLLSGEAAASVPAWFPSWAREFAEQFYAGTSCLFVFHGNVHDLVRQSNKEPVVYGRLDEFLAIQLFADWDLVIRYDLSNGPDVCAGSDRDRRDKMIALLSNRIGEFKTWPRDPDAFLSLLDHLIQRNLMEEDPAKQLRIAVVFDHAQYLTPSSDLAQLTGPLGARLVRLLSWAQDPKIKSFSIAFCLLSDQLSEVNERLVGSPHVATLNVPMPTGDDRRGFADWFDGRDGKLGNLTNFTPEQLAELTSGLNLVSLERLLALAERSHIKLDSASLKKLKKGLIERQARGLVEFVEPVQTLDDFVGNDGVKQRLVDDAALLEKGRLDASPMGYLICGPVGTGKTYLAECFAGSVGVPCVKLRNFRSKYVGETEGNLEQLLTVLRAMGPVVIVIDEADAALGTREGGGDSGTSSRVFSMIASQMGDTRYRGMLIWMLLTSRPDLLPIDLKRQGRAEVHLPLFNPRDDGEVNFMFKVMAKKNKFQLDPAVLPEGLSKRGYSGADIESIVLSAKRLALTKGRDQVSGEDVTQAIDDFVPSAQGLEKEKQELAAVLECTSMSFLPADWKERLSHPDARAKAQERMAAIRKLIEE
- a CDS encoding SDR family NAD(P)-dependent oxidoreductase, coding for MSDSETRRVALVTGSAGGIGLGIARALGASGFAVWLADVQQDLVHQSADELKGEGIDASGIVLDVTKAADWEAAIAEVSKAHRGLDVLVNNAGISTRGTIESTDEAMWDQTLNVNLRGAWLGIKTALPLLRTRRGTIVNIGSTRATQPLPGLFPYVISKAGLLGLTRQVAVECMGEGISCNMVAPGWVDTPNERKIQARYGRPDFPTGIKNLTTPDDIGAAVVYLSSPAGRKTTGDILYIDSGLHCADDAGMVYVADHTPAYKQRIEKN
- a CDS encoding sugar phosphate isomerase/epimerase family protein; this encodes MAEFLYCLNTSTIQPTPLLEKVRVAGAAGYKAIEPWNDEIDEYLAKGGSLSDLGKAISDAGLEVVSVIALHSWATTEGDEYVRALDECRRRIDQAVALGSPYIVASPPQEVVDLPHITARFVELLAIGEQAGVTPSMEFLGFVDGINSVSSAWAIAQGARNAKATIVADVFHMIRGGGSVDDLLKIPGHRLANFHINDVPATPDPLTQTDYDRVMVGDGIADLPRVIANLRTIGYRGPISFEIFNKELWTHDPFDVARRGLDRIKALVEA
- a CDS encoding HpcH/HpaI aldolase family protein; amino-acid sequence: MKINPVKRALKAGKPQIGTWLSLGSVAAARYMARAGFPWLTVDMEHTHTDINTAAMMFGAIADAGCIPLARVPAGKHEWIKMALDCGAMGIVAPMVMDADEARAIVAACKYAPQGNRSVGGGFHAINFAATPEDYYRKANDEILVIIQTEHIDTVDRLDEIYSVPGLDAVFVGPNDLTFTMRSADGTFPTKEFFESTLTRIREAAKRNNLPCGLHVLTADDALRRAGEGWQFIAVGSDLKMMLDDAAVVVGRTNPDREAQDLAKY
- the icd gene encoding NADP-dependent isocitrate dehydrogenase, coding for MASPKAEAPAGGETITIKDGKLTVPNFPIIPFIEGDGTGPDIWRASVRVFDAAVEKAYGGKRQIKWMEVYAGGKAFSQFNNWLPDETVDAFRDYLVGIKGPLTTPIGGGIRSLNVALRQLLDLYVCLRPVRWFKGVPSPVKHPEKVDMVIFRENTEDVYAGIEFEAGSDDAKKLIGFIKDNFPSAYKKIRFPETAGVGVKPISSEGTERLVRSAIEYAIKNKRKSVTLVHKGNIMKFTEGAFRNWGYALAEREFGGQTYTWDQWERTKAAKGEAAANAEQKQALESGKILIKDAIADITLQQVLTRPTDFDVIATPNLNGDYLSDALAAQVGGIGIAPGGNVNYITGHAVFEATHGTAPKYADLDQVNPGSVVLSGEMMLRYLGWTEAADLIIKGMDGAIAQKSVTYDFARLMEGAKEVKCSEFASAVIANM